In the genome of Amaranthus tricolor cultivar Red isolate AtriRed21 chromosome 15, ASM2621246v1, whole genome shotgun sequence, one region contains:
- the LOC130801962 gene encoding cytokinin dehydrogenase 4-like — protein MKYRTTSKNRINYLNKTFMIMFLATTMATIILPSSHSISLLLETVPLEGHFSFKELTHAAKDFGNRFQQHPLAVLHPNSVSDIANTVKYVWQMGLNSGLTVAARGCGHSLHGQAQAHEGIVINMGSLRASPMKVVQSGGGVKEAYVDVYGGELWINILHECLKYGLTPKSWTDYLHLSVGGTLSNAGVSGQAFLHGPQISNVLQLEVVTGKGEIVNCSKKQNSELFYSVLGGLGQFGIITRAQISLQPAPKMVKWIRVLYSDFKTFVRDQEKLISAQKTFDYIEGFVIINRTGLLNNWRISFNPQDPVQASHFSSDGKTLFCLEMAKYFNHQEAHISEQEIKMLLSQLSYISSTLFIAEVSYVDFLDRVHVSELKLRSKGLWEVPHPWLNLFIPKSSIHKFAEQVFGNILKDTSNGPILIYPVNRSKWDNRTSVVIPEEDIFYLVAFLSSAVPSSTGNDGLEHILSQNKRILDYCESNQLGVKQYLAHYTTQQEWKTHFGPTWEFFKQMKSTYDPLEILAPGHRIFHKSIPFS, from the exons ATGAAGTATCGAACTACTTCTAAAAACAGAATTAATTACCTTAACAAAACCTTCATGATCATGTTCCTAGCTACAACCATGGCTACTATCATACTTCCTTCTTCTCACAGCATTTCTCTTCTTCTAGAAACTGTTCCTTTAGAAGGTCATTTTAGCTTCAAAGAATTAACCCATGCAGCTAAAGATTTTGGCAATAGATTTCAACAACACCCTTTAGCTGTTCTTCACCCAAATTCTGTTTCTGACATAGCTAATACTGTTAAGTATGTATGGCAAATGGGCCTGAATTCTGGGCTTACAGTTGCAGCAAGAGGGTGTGGTCATTCTCTTCATGGGCAGGCCCAAGCCCATGAAGGTATTGTGATTAATATGGGCTCACTTCGGGCTAGCCCAATGAAAGTAGTGCAAAGTGGGGGAGGTGTAAAAGAAGCTTATGTTGATGTTTATGGAGGTGAATTATGGATAAATATTCTGCATGAATGTTTGAAATATGGGTTGACACCTAAGTCTTGGACAGATTATCTTCATCTTTCTGTTGGAGGTACTTTGTCTAATGCTGGTGTTAGTGGACAAGCTTTTCTTCATGGCCCACAAATTAGTAATGTCCTCCAATTAGAGGTTGTTACAG GTAAAGGAGAAATTGTCAACTGTTCTAAGAAGCAAAATTCAGAACTGTTTTACAGTGTCTTAGGTGGTCTTGGACAATTTGGGATTATTACTCGAGCACAAATTTCTCTACAACCTGCACCTAAAATG GTAAAATGGATTAGAGTTTTGTATTCAGATTTCAAGACGTTCGTTAGAGATCAAGAAAAGCTGATATCAGCACAGAAAACATTTGATTACATCGAAGGTTTTGTGATAATAAACAGAACAGGCCTTTTAAACAATTGGAGAATATCTTTCAACCCACAAGATCCTGTTCAAGCTAGTCACTTTAGCTCAGATGGGAAAACACTCTTCTGTTTAGAAATGGCTAAATACTTCAATCATCAAGAAGCTCATATTTCAGAACAG GAAATAAAAATGTTGTTATCCCAACTAAGCTACATTTCATCCACACTCTTCATAGCAGAAGTTTCATATGTAGACTTCTTAGATAGAGTTCATGTATCAGAACTCAAACTAAGATCAAAAGGATTATGGGAAGTACCACATCCTTGGCTCAATCTTTTCATTCCTAAATCCAGCATTCACAAATTTGCAGAACAAGTCTTCGGCAACATCCTCAAAGACACCAGTAACGGTCCCATCCTCATCTACCCCGTCAACAGATCCAA GTGGGACAACAGAACATCAGTAGTAATTCCAGAAGAAGATATATTTTACTTGGTGGCATTTCTATCTTCAGCCGTACCAAGTTCAACAGGGAATGATGGCTTAGAACATATCTTGAGTCAGAATAAAAGAATTCTAGATTATTGCGAATCAAACCAGCTTGGTGTGAAGCAGTATCTGGCCCACTACACCACACAACAAGAATGGAAAACACATTTTGGTCCAACTTGGGAATTCTTCAAACAAATGAAATCTACTTATGATCCTTTAGAAATTCTTGCACCAGGACATAGAATTTTTCATAAGTCTATTCCATTTTCATGA